ACGACAACGGCACCGAGGCCTCCGGGGGCAACGGAACCGACGGCGACAAAGTCAAGATCGTGACGTCCACCAAGGTGTGGGCCGACGTGGCCCAGGCCGTCGTCGGCGACGCGAAGAACGTCGAGATCCAGCCGATCATCGCCTCCAACGACATCGACCCGCACTCCTACCAGCCGACCGCCGCGGACATGGCCACCGTCGAGCAGGCCGACGTCCTCGTCGCCGGCGGCGGCCATTACAACGCCTGGCTCACCCAGGCCGCGTCCGGCGATTCGAAGAAGCTCATCCTCACCGCCATGGAGGGCGACGGCTTCGACGGCCACGGCCACGGCGAGGAGGGCCACGAGGGTCACGACGACCACGACCATGAGGGCCACGACCACGGCGCCGAGGGCGCGGCCGAGAAATCCGACGAGAAGTCGGAGGCGAAGTCCGCCGAGAAGTCCGAGGCCAAGGCCGCGGAGAAGTCGGATGACAAGGCCGCCGCGAAGTCGGAGGAGAAGACCGCCGACGACCATGAGGGGCACGAGGGTCACGACCACGGCCACGAAGGCCATGACCACGACCATGACCACGAGGGCCACGACCACGAGGTCAACGAGCACATCTGGTACAACACCGAAGCCGTGAAGTCGCTGGCGCACACCCTCGCATCCGAGGTCAACGCCCATTGGAAGCTGGGGGCGTCGGACGAAGACGTCGTCAAGCGGATCGACAAGATCGAGGAACGCAAGGCCAAGCTGCCCAAGGCGGCCACCGCGCAGACCCACCCGCTCGCCGACGACATCCTGATCGGCACCAAGATCACCGACGAGACCCCCGAGGGCTACCGCAATTCGACGCTCGCCGAATCCGAGCCCTCCGCCGCCGACGTCGCGGCGATGCTCAAGCTGGTCGAGTCCGGTAACCTCGATTTCCTGATCGACGCACCCCAGACCCGCAACCAGGTCTCCGAGCGGCTGGTGAAGGCCGCCCAGGCGAAGGGCCTGCGCATCGTCAACGTCTACGAGTCGCCGGGCGCGAACGAGAACTTCTTCGACCTGTACGACCGCATCCTCGACGACCTGGAGCAAAAGTAGTTGAACCCACTCACCTTCGCCGGAGCGGCCGTCGCACCGTTGTGGTCGGATCTCGATCTGGAGGTCCGGCCGGGGGAATTCATGGCGGTGCTCGGCCCCAACGGCGTGGGTAAGTCGACGCTGATCGGCGCGGCCCTGGGCACCCGGCGGCTCACCGCCGGGACCGTCCGGGCGACGCCCAAGGTCGGCTACATCCCGCAGCAGCGCATGTTCGACCCTGAACTGCCCATGCGGGTGCGGGACCTGGTGGGTCTCGCCGCGGCGCACGGCATCATCCGGCGCCGCCCCTCGCGCGCGCGCATCGACGCCGCGCTTGCCGACGTCGGCGCGGAGGGCATCGCCGACCGGCGCGTCGGCACCCTGTCCGGCGGCCAGCAGCAGCTGGTCCGGCAGGCGCAGGCACTGGTGGGGGATCCGGAACTTTTGCTTTGCGACGAGCCTCTGCTCAGCCTCGACCCCGCCGCCCAGCGAGCGGCCGTGGACAGGCTCGACCGGCGCCGCCGCGAGCACGGCACCGCCGTGGTGTTCGTGACCCACGGCATCAACCCGATCCTCGGCCACTGCGACCGCGTCCTCTACATCACGCCGCACGGGCACAGGGTCGGGCCCGTCGAGGAGATCATGACGTCCGAGACACTGTCCGACCTGTACCGCACCGACATCACCGTGGCGACGGTCGGCGGAAAGCTGGTGGTGGTCTGATGGAGTGGCTCAACTCCTTCGTCGCGGACACCCAGACCCTGCTGAACGTGGGGTTCGTGCAATCCGCGCTGATCGCGGCGGCGCTGCTGGGGCTGGTGTCCGGCGTGGTCACGCCTTTGGTGGTGATGCGCCGGATGAGCTTCACCGTCCATGGCACGTCCGAGCTGGCCCTGATGGGCGCGGCGGCGGCGCTGCTGACGGGGTTCAGCGTCGGCGGCGGCGCGATCGTCGGGTCGGTGCTGGCGGCGGTGGTGCTGGCGCTGCTGGGCATGCGCGGCGGTCAGGACACGATCGTCGGCGTGGTGCTGAGCTTCGGCATGGGCCTGTCCGTGCTGTTCATCCACCTGTACCCCGGCCGGACGACGACGGCGTTCGCCCTGCTGACCGGCCAGATCGTGGGATTGTCCAGCGCGTCGGTGTGGCTGCTGGCCGGCGTGGCGGCGCTGGTGATCGCCGTGGTGGCGGTGTTCTGGCGGCCGCTGCTGTTCGCGTCGGCGGACCCGGTGCTGGCGGCGGCGTCGGGGATCAACGTCCGCGCGATGTCGGTGCTGTTCGCGGTGCTGATCGGCCTCACCGCCGCCCAGGGCGTCCAGATCGTCGGGGCGCTGCTGATCATCTCTCTGGTGATCACCCCCGGCGCCTCCGCGGCGCACGTCACCGCGTCGCCGGTGATGTCGGTGGTCCTGTCGGTGATCTTCGCCGAGGTCGCCGCGGTCGGCGGCGTCGTCCTGTCGCTGGCGCCGGGCGTGCCGGTGAGTGTTTTCGTCACCGCCATTTCCTTCGGCATCTACCTCGTCTGCCGTTTCATCGGCTGGTACCGGGGCCGCAACGCCACCCGCGATGACGTCTCCGCCGGCCGCTGGGCGACGCCCCGCGAGGGCGTAATCCCAGCCGCCGCGGCGGCCGCTCTCGCGGGCGCTGGCTCGGCTTCGGGCACTGGCTCAGGCTCCGGCTCGGCGGCCGCCAGCCCGTCCGGCCCCGGCGGCTATCCCCTCGACGACGCCTCCGACTGCACCGGCCGGCACCCTGCCCCCTAACCGGCGCGCGGGCCCCTCCCTGCCGAGGTGCCCCTGCTTCGCTGCGCCACCCCTGCTACGCTGCGCCGCCCCTATTTGGACGCGGCGCGGCGCTGGCGGGCGAACTCGCTCAGGGTCACGCCCGCCGCGACCGAGGCATTGAGGGACTCCACCCATCCCGCCATCGGGATCGACATGATCGAGTCGCAGGTTTCCCGGACCAGACGCGACAGCCCCTTGCCCTCGGATCCGACGACGACCACCGTGGGCGTCGTGCCGTCGTACGTGTCCAGGGTGTGCTCGCCGCCCGCATCGAGCCCGACGACCTGGTAGCCGGCCTTCTGGAACTGCTTCAGCGACCTCACCATGTTCGTCGCCCGCGCCACCGGCAGACGCGCGGCGGTGCCGGCCGAGGTGCGCCACGTGACGCCCGTGACCGCCGCCGAACGCCGCTCCGGGATGACCACGCCGTGCCCGCCGAACGCGGCCGTCGAGCGGATCACCGCACCCAGGTTCCGGGGGTCGGTGATGTTGTCCAGGCACACGATCAACCCGGGCTCGCCGGAGTCCACGACCTTCTCCATCAGGTCTTCCACCGCCGCGTACTTGTACGGCGGGATCTGCAGTCCGATGCCCTGGTGCAGCGAATTGCCCGTCATCCGGTCGAGCTCATGGCGGGGCACCTCGCGGATCGGGATGGCGCGATCGTTGGAGATGCGCACGGCCTCCTGCAGCCGATCGTCATTGTCCGTGCCCAACGCCACGAACAGCGCGCTGCCCGGCACCTTGGCGTGCAGGCACTCCACGACCGGGTTGCGGCCGACAACGAGCTCCGTTCCGTCGGACGCCTTTTCATGCCGGCCTTGGTCCCGGCGCCGCTTCTGCTGCGCCTGCTTGTGGGCCTTGTGATACACCCGGTCCTCGGCCTTGGGGGTCGGCCCCTTGCCGCGCAGCCCCCTCTTCTGGCCACCGGATCCGGCCGTTTCCTTCTTGTTGGTCTTGCGCACCGCGCCCCGTCGCTGGGAATTGCCCGCCATCTTCTCGTCTCTCGCCTTCGTCGCGTTCGTCGCCGCGCGGTCCCGCGGACCACTCGGCTCTCTTTCCGGTTGTTCTCGTTGTGCCTGCGACGTTCGCGTCGCCGGCCGTCATTCCACCGGGGATTCCACCGTTGCCGTCAGTCTCCCAGCGACCACTTCGGCCCGTCGGCGGTGTCGGTCACGGTCACGCCGGCCTCGGTCAGCCGGTCCCGCACGCCATCCGCGGTGGCCCAATCCTTGGCCTCGCGGGCGATCCGGCGGGTCTCCAGCTCATGGCCGACCAGGACTCCGAGCGCGTGCATCGCCTTGTCGTCGTCGCCGCCCGCGGCCGCCCACTTCTCGGACAACGGATCGAATCCCAGAACGGACGCCATCGCGCGGACTGCCCCGGCCGTCTTCTCGGCTCCCGCACCATCTCCGTCGGCAAGCTGCTGGTTACCCGCGCGGACCGCATTGTGCAGCTCGGCCAGGGCCCGCGGCACCGCGAGGTCCTCGTTCATCGCGGCATCGAAGGCCTCGGGGCGTTCC
This genomic stretch from Corynebacterium hansenii harbors:
- a CDS encoding metal ABC transporter ATP-binding protein → MNPLTFAGAAVAPLWSDLDLEVRPGEFMAVLGPNGVGKSTLIGAALGTRRLTAGTVRATPKVGYIPQQRMFDPELPMRVRDLVGLAAAHGIIRRRPSRARIDAALADVGAEGIADRRVGTLSGGQQQLVRQAQALVGDPELLLCDEPLLSLDPAAQRAAVDRLDRRRREHGTAVVFVTHGINPILGHCDRVLYITPHGHRVGPVEEIMTSETLSDLYRTDITVATVGGKLVVV
- a CDS encoding metal ABC transporter permease, coding for MEWLNSFVADTQTLLNVGFVQSALIAAALLGLVSGVVTPLVVMRRMSFTVHGTSELALMGAAAALLTGFSVGGGAIVGSVLAAVVLALLGMRGGQDTIVGVVLSFGMGLSVLFIHLYPGRTTTAFALLTGQIVGLSSASVWLLAGVAALVIAVVAVFWRPLLFASADPVLAAASGINVRAMSVLFAVLIGLTAAQGVQIVGALLIISLVITPGASAAHVTASPVMSVVLSVIFAEVAAVGGVVLSLAPGVPVSVFVTAISFGIYLVCRFIGWYRGRNATRDDVSAGRWATPREGVIPAAAAAALAGAGSASGTGSGSGSAAASPSGPGGYPLDDASDCTGRHPAP
- a CDS encoding metal ABC transporter solute-binding protein, Zn/Mn family, with the translated sequence MKTPFLRTALAAMATVGLTMGLAACSDDNGTEASGGNGTDGDKVKIVTSTKVWADVAQAVVGDAKNVEIQPIIASNDIDPHSYQPTAADMATVEQADVLVAGGGHYNAWLTQAASGDSKKLILTAMEGDGFDGHGHGEEGHEGHDDHDHEGHDHGAEGAAEKSDEKSEAKSAEKSEAKAAEKSDDKAAAKSEEKTADDHEGHEGHDHGHEGHDHDHDHEGHDHEVNEHIWYNTEAVKSLAHTLASEVNAHWKLGASDEDVVKRIDKIEERKAKLPKAATAQTHPLADDILIGTKITDETPEGYRNSTLAESEPSAADVAAMLKLVESGNLDFLIDAPQTRNQVSERLVKAAQAKGLRIVNVYESPGANENFFDLYDRILDDLEQK
- the rlmB gene encoding 23S rRNA (guanosine(2251)-2'-O)-methyltransferase RlmB, with amino-acid sequence MAGNSQRRGAVRKTNKKETAGSGGQKRGLRGKGPTPKAEDRVYHKAHKQAQQKRRRDQGRHEKASDGTELVVGRNPVVECLHAKVPGSALFVALGTDNDDRLQEAVRISNDRAIPIREVPRHELDRMTGNSLHQGIGLQIPPYKYAAVEDLMEKVVDSGEPGLIVCLDNITDPRNLGAVIRSTAAFGGHGVVIPERRSAAVTGVTWRTSAGTAARLPVARATNMVRSLKQFQKAGYQVVGLDAGGEHTLDTYDGTTPTVVVVGSEGKGLSRLVRETCDSIMSIPMAGWVESLNASVAAGVTLSEFARQRRAASK